In Nitrosomonas stercoris, the genomic stretch CTCATCAGATACTACTGCTGATTGCTAGATCCTGAGCATAGCCCGGTGCGTGATAATGAAAAGGAACCGGTCCATCTATTTCACCATGCACAAACTGATGCACAAATGGCACGGAAGATACACGCACTTCATCAGGTGTGCCATGCGCTGCAATGACGCCATCCGCCAGAAAATACACATAATCAACAATCCGTAACGATTCCTGGATATCATGCGTGACCAGAATAGAAGTCATCCCGAGCGTATCAGTCAAGCGCCGAATCAGCCCGCCAATGACTCCCAAAGAAATTGGATCCAAACCGGTAAACGGTTCATCAAACATCATCAGCATGGGATCCAGTGCGATGGAACGTGCTAACGCCACACGGCGCGCCATTCCCCCTGAAAGTTGTGCCGGCATTAAGTGTTGGGCACCACGCAAACCCACTGCATGCAACTTCATCAATACTAAATCACGAATCATGGATTCAGGCAGATTGGTATGTTCGCGCATCTGAAAGGCAACATTATCAAACACTGATAAATCAGTAAATAGCGCGCCAAACTGAAATAACATCCCCATTTTACGGCGCAGTTTGAACAATTCATTGCGACTTAATTCATGGATAATCTTATCCGCCACACTAACAGAACCTGTTGTTGGGCGAATTTCACCCCCAATAAGACGCAATAATGTTGTTTTTCCTGAACCACTACCTCCCATAATGGCAATCACTTGCCCGCGGGAGATTTGCATATCAACACTTTTCAAAATTGGCCGGGCACCATAAGAAAAACCAACTTTTTTAAATTCTACTAATGGATCTACTGTCATCAGCCGCTGTCTTTTGATATTAAGAAATTTCAGTTATACGTATACACCATCATGCATAGCCAATTGTTTCAGTGTTAAATATTTCAAGGGAATCCCAAGTGACTTTTAAATTGCTTAAATACGTCATCAACATAACTTAGCCAATGTATTTTACCAGAGCCGTTCGTACACGAATCAATTCATTCCTTTCTTTTCTGAAAGATGGCGCGTCTACGCTGATACTGGCACTTATGCTGGTTTGTCTATACAGCTCATCTGGCTGGGCAGACACGATCTATCGTGCTACTGATGCTCAGGGGCGAACTGTTTATTCTGACCGCCCTTCCCCTACTGCAACACCACTCAAGCTTTTTACACGATCTGCGCGCAGCAAGTATAAAGTAAGCAGGGTGATCGACGGGGATACAGTGGTACTTGAAAATAACAAGCGCGTCAGGCTACTAGGTATCAACACGCCGGAAATAGAAAGCCGCTATCGTCCAGCTGAACCAGGTGGCGCGGAAGCAAAGCGCTGGTTACAAAAGAAACTGCAGGGACGCAGTGTATATCTTGAACAAGATCGTCAAAAACAAGATCACTACAAAAGGATACTGGCCCATCTGTACCTGACAGATGGAGAACATATTAATTTGTCTTTAGTAGAACAAGGATTGGCAGTCGTTACACTCATTCCGCCCAATTTGCTGCATACCAACACGCTGCTGCGCGCGCAACGACAAGCAGAGGCTAAAAAACTCGGTATTTGGTCAATGAAATCATATCAGCCACGTCAATTACCCAGATTAACCAAAAAACCTTTTGGCTGGCAGCGCTACCGAGTCAAGGTCACTAAACTTAAACGTAATCGCCGCTTCAGTCGATTAGTTATTGGCAAAAATATTGATATTTCCATTGACAACCAGAATTTAGCTTTATTTCCTCCTCTGGAGAGCTATGTAAATCGATCATTGGAAGTACGCGGCTGGGTATCACGCAAGAAAAACTATTTTTCAATTCACGTTCAACATCCCAGTGCATTAGTTTTGCACTGAAACAAGTAAATCATCATTAAACAAAATCGTTATAACGTGACTGCCTACGCCACCGGATACGCGGAATAATGATTCCTAAAAAAAGCCAGCTGCCAGCACGATGGCACCTGCAAAAAACCACTTGCGTTCAACCTGTTTACTCAACTCCTGATTCTCCTGCCCAAGTTCATCCAGTTTGGTTGTCAGCACATCTACCTGCTGACGCATTTCCTGGTTTTGGCTATTCAGTTGCATAGCATCGGCTGACAACTGCTTGAGTTCTGACAACTCCATCTCTAGTGCGACATTATTCTTTTCAAGTGCAATAACTTGTTGGGATAAGACCTCATATTGATGGCGAATCACTTCAGCCTGTGCTTGAGGATTTTCTGGTGGTTCCTGTTCCCCTGCCTCCTCCGCAAACTGATCGCTTAACTCTTTTAATAATACGCGTGCAGCGGGCTCTGCCATCAAATGCCTGGATAGCACCCACCCCGTAGCGCCACCGGCTGCTTTCACTCTGGTATAGCCACTGCTACGATCTTGCTTCAATATTTCTAAAGTGGCACCACTTTTCAGTACTTTTACAATCGTATGTTTATGGCTGGGGCCAGTTCGCATCAACACCTCTACTTGGTCACTGGCATAACCTTGCTTTGCCTGGGCGGTCAGTGGCAACGCACACAAGAAAACAATCAAAGCGATGAGAAGATATGTTAGTCCATTTATTATATTCATATAAACATCTGATTTATCTGAAATAATCTACTTATCGTCATCAAATCCTGACAAAAAATATTTAATCAACAGAACTAGAAAAAAAGGAATAGAACTCATTGCCGTTACCAAATAATGCTCATAGGTAAAGCCTTCACCTTTGATCACATAGGTGAAGAAAATACCAATTGGAAAAATGATCATTAGAGATTGGAGTAGCAAAAACAGGTTTTTCATAATGCCGCCTCAAATTATCCGACCGACGTATTAGCACAGGAAATCGCACTCAAACTACAGTAGAATAGCATAGAAATCCGTGATGATTATGTTGGAACAACCATTCTCATAGCCGCATAAAATGACTAAATCCGCTCAATTTCTACTCATTTTGACTAGCCTGCCAGATAAAACAAGTGCTCAAAAATTAGCCAAAATACTAATTGAGCAGCGATTAGCTGCATGCGTCAATATATTGCCGAGCTGTACTTCAATTTATCGATGGCAAGATCAAATAGAAACAGCTAACGAAATACCGCTGCTGATTAAAACTGTTCAAGAACGCTATACAGCAATTGAAAAACTGATCCAATCAAACCATCCTTACGAACTCCCAGAGATTATTGCTGTCCCTCTCGATAGTGGGTTACCTGATTATTTACAATGGGTTACCCGTGAAACGACCGAAAAAAACACCTAACTGGAATAGATTAATGCGCTGGATAAAATATAGCTTAGTTCTGCTTTCACTTTCACTATGCTTGTTTAGCCCTTATACATCAGCTGAAGAAAATCAATCTGGCGGATTGATGAGTATTTTGCAAAAACTGGGCATGAGCACCGATCAAACTGACCAGGAATTATTACCGCCGGATGAAGCATTCAAGCTGAAACTTGAAGTACGTGATGAACACACAGTAATTGCTCATCTTACCCCTGCTAAAGATTATTATTTGTATCGGGACAAAATCGCTTTTGAATCAAAAAGTGCGGGCATTCATATTGAGCAAGTCTCTTTGCCAACAGGCAAAATGAAGGATGATCTGCTCTTTGGCAATACTGAAGTGTATTATCAGCCACTCGAAGCAGTAATTACTTTGCGACGAGAGGCTTCAGCTCCGGAACAACTAGCTTTATCTGCTACGTATCAGGGTTGCAACGAACCCATCGGGGTTTGTTATGCGCCTATCGATAAGGAAAATGAGCTACTGCTGCCCGCACTGAAAGCCATGGTAGATACTGCTGCCGATGCAATCAGTGGCACTGCCCAAGCAGCCACCCAGGATTCAACCGCTGAGCTGTTTCAAACACCAAACAGCACAACTGCCCCCTTGTTTGAAACAGAATCCTACAAAATTGAACAAATGTTCGCCAGTGGCAATTTCTGGCTGATTCTCAGTGGTTTTTTTGGCATCGGCATCTTGCTTTCCTTTACCCCTTGCGTCTTTCCGATGCTACCGATTTTATCCGGCATTATCGCCAGCAAAGGCCAGCAAATGTCCAAAATGCGTGGATTCATACTTGCTCTAGCTTATGTATTAGGTATGGCTATCACTTATGCTGCTGCCGGTGCTGCTGCTGGTTTATCTGGAGCAATGTTGGCTGCCGCCTTGCAAAACGCTTGGGTACTCGGTTCTTTCGCACTGGTCTTTGTCCTGCTGGCATTTTCCATGTTTGGTTTCTACGATCTACAAATGCCCGCTTTCATACAAAATAAACTAGTGGAAGAAACCAGCCATCTCAAAGGTGGCCAATTGGCAGGTGTTTTTGGCATGGGTGCACTATCCGCGTTGATTGTCAGCCCTTGCGTGGCTGCTCCACTAGCGGGCGCACTGCTTTATATTAGCCAAACACGTGATGTTGTTTTGGGCGGATCAGCCCTGTTTGTGATGGCACTTGGAATGGGAGTGCCATTACTATTATTAGGGGTATCAGCTGGCGCATTATTGCCAAAAGCGGGTAACTGGATGAAATCTATCCAGCAGTTTTTTGGAGTGTTGTTGTTAGCGGTAGCAATCTGGCTAATTTCCCCAGTTATTACAGAAGTGGTACATATGCTGCTATGGTCAGCATTACTGATTATTTCAGCTATCTACCTGCACGCACTGGATCCCTTACCTGATCGAACAGCTGGCATCAGTAAATTTCTCAAGGGAATTGGCGTCATTGCACTTTTAACAGGTGTTGCATTACTCATCGGTGTACTTTCTGGTAGTCGAGATATTTTGCAGCCGCTATCAAAACTCAATTTGAGTGCGATCACCACACAATCTGCTGGTGCAACGATCGCATCGGGTGAGCCATTATCATTCCGTAAAATAAAAACAACTGCAGAGCTGGATACATTGATTGAGCAGTCACAGGGACGTTACGTTATGGTTGATTTCTATGCAGACTGGTGTATTTCATGCAAGGAAATGGAACGCTTTACTTTTACTGATCCGCAAGTCCAGGCACGTCTACAAAATGTAGAACTGGTTCAAATAGACGTCACTGCAGGAACGCCTGAAGACGCGGCATTACTGAAACGTTTCAAACTTTTTGGTCCACCCGGTATCCTGTTTTTTGATAAACAAGGGAACGAGATTCCTGACATCAAGATTATTGGCTTTCTCGACAAAAAAGATTTTGTTACAGTGCTGGATGCCATCCTGCTCTAAGTAACTCACCTCTGAAAAACGTCGAGGAAGCAGACAATTCAAAGTAAGCATGACAACACAGACAATTTTTCAGAGATTTCCTAAATAACGCACAAACCAATACAGCAGATATTAACGATATAAATCGTCAATATCTGCTGTATTGTGCGAGAACTTTTCTCTTTGATTCGCTATGCCCACGAGTAAAACAAGCAAACTCAACACCAACAAATTTTCATTCTATTTGATTGTTGCCATTCTTTCACTTGCCGCTGGAGTCGCTTACAAATCCAGAGAAATGGGCTTAACAACCACTTTATCGGATAGTGTCAAAAAAACTGCAGTAACCACCTTTTTCAACGCCACTTTAATGACGCCAGAGGGAACGCCACAAGCTATGGCGCAATGGCAAGGAAAAACAGTTGTGGTCAATTTCTGGGCAACCTGGTGTTTCCCCTGCCGTGAAGAAATACCAGAGCTCATTGATACCTACACAACTTACCAGGCACAAGACCTGGTCATTGTTGGCATTGCTATCGATCAAGCAGAAAAAGTGGCTGCTTTTAGTAAGGAGTTCAATATTAATTATCCAGTCTTCGCTGGCGAATTTGATGCTTACAAATTGGCAGAAGCAATGGGTAATCCGCAAGGTGCTCTACCCTTTACTGTCACCATCGATCGCAATGGTGAAATTGTTAATA encodes the following:
- a CDS encoding putative phospholipid import ATP-binding protein, whose protein sequence is MTVDPLVEFKKVGFSYGARPILKSVDMQISRGQVIAIMGGSGSGKTTLLRLIGGEIRPTTGSVSVADKIIHELSRNELFKLRRKMGMLFQFGALFTDLSVFDNVAFQMREHTNLPESMIRDLVLMKLHAVGLRGAQHLMPAQLSGGMARRVALARSIALDPMLMMFDEPFTGLDPISLGVIGGLIRRLTDTLGMTSILVTHDIQESLRIVDYVYFLADGVIAAHGTPDEVRVSSVPFVHQFVHGEIDGPVPFHYHAPGYAQDLAISSSI
- a CDS encoding divalent-cation tolerance protein CutA, with translation MTKSAQFLLILTSLPDKTSAQKLAKILIEQRLAACVNILPSCTSIYRWQDQIETANEIPLLIKTVQERYTAIEKLIQSNHPYELPEIIAVPLDSGLPDYLQWVTRETTEKNT
- a CDS encoding thiol:disulfide interchange protein DsbD, with amino-acid sequence MRWIKYSLVLLSLSLCLFSPYTSAEENQSGGLMSILQKLGMSTDQTDQELLPPDEAFKLKLEVRDEHTVIAHLTPAKDYYLYRDKIAFESKSAGIHIEQVSLPTGKMKDDLLFGNTEVYYQPLEAVITLRREASAPEQLALSATYQGCNEPIGVCYAPIDKENELLLPALKAMVDTAADAISGTAQAATQDSTAELFQTPNSTTAPLFETESYKIEQMFASGNFWLILSGFFGIGILLSFTPCVFPMLPILSGIIASKGQQMSKMRGFILALAYVLGMAITYAAAGAAAGLSGAMLAAALQNAWVLGSFALVFVLLAFSMFGFYDLQMPAFIQNKLVEETSHLKGGQLAGVFGMGALSALIVSPCVAAPLAGALLYISQTRDVVLGGSALFVMALGMGVPLLLLGVSAGALLPKAGNWMKSIQQFFGVLLLAVAIWLISPVITEVVHMLLWSALLIISAIYLHALDPLPDRTAGISKFLKGIGVIALLTGVALLIGVLSGSRDILQPLSKLNLSAITTQSAGATIASGEPLSFRKIKTTAELDTLIEQSQGRYVMVDFYADWCISCKEMERFTFTDPQVQARLQNVELVQIDVTAGTPEDAALLKRFKLFGPPGILFFDKQGNEIPDIKIIGFLDKKDFVTVLDAILL
- a CDS encoding thiol-disulfide oxidoreductase ResA is translated as MPTSKTSKLNTNKFSFYLIVAILSLAAGVAYKSREMGLTTTLSDSVKKTAVTTFFNATLMTPEGTPQAMAQWQGKTVVVNFWATWCFPCREEIPELIDTYTTYQAQDLVIVGIAIDQAEKVAAFSKEFNINYPVFAGEFDAYKLAEAMGNPQGALPFTVTIDRNGEIVNTHLGRIKKQQIEKIIQPIL